One genomic segment of Coffea arabica cultivar ET-39 chromosome 6e, Coffea Arabica ET-39 HiFi, whole genome shotgun sequence includes these proteins:
- the LOC113726913 gene encoding NAC domain-containing protein 92, with protein MEGVPVVLNEEDDLMDLPPGFRFHPTDEEIITHYLTKKVVDKNFGAIAIAEVDMNKCEPWDLPKKAKMGEKEHFFFCQRDRKYPTGMRTNRATGSGYWKATGKDKEIYKGKGCLVGMKKTLVFYRGRAPKGEKTNWVMHEYRLEGRFSYYNFPKGAKDEWVVCRVFHKNVGIRRSPLRDLTRADSFLDHLLDSPSSLPPLMDIPNSSNRPGISSFSHEEDQEFKGATTSSGKSSDHGTLPSYFSTNLNNSTLQMQQDLNTFLMPSYNYAFKTSYEAGSSNHDPSSFFCPPISVPAANFHGYQNESYSSFSGFKATPDHQANSSTLSAPNQQGISDPGKQCKMEQFSSTNSMVSPSQDTGISNDMAPEISSVVSKINVESDKCMKDLEGISVDPNMSDLDSLWNITDFTTEE; from the exons ATGGAAGGAGTTCCAGTTGTGctaaatgaagaagatgatcTCATGGATTTGCCACCGGGTTTTAGATTTCATCCCACTGATGAAGAGATCATAACTCACTATTTAACTAAAAAAGTGGTGGACAAGAATTTCGGTGCTATAGCTATTGCAGAAGTCGATATGAACAAGTGCGAACCCTGGGATTTACCAA AGAAAGCTAAGATGGGAGAAAAAGAACACTTCTTCTTCTGCCAGAGGGATAGGAAGTACCCAACAGGGATGAGAACTAATAGAGCAACAGGATCAGGTTATTGGAAGGCTACTGGAAAAGATAAGGAGATCTACAAGGGAAAAGGTTGCCTTGTTGGAATGAAGAAGACCCTTGTTTTCTACAGAGGAAGAGCTCCTAAAGGGGAAAAGACTAATTGGGTCATGCATGAATATAgacttgaaggcagattttctTATTACAACTTCCCTAAAGGAGCAAAG GATGAGTGGGTTGTGTGTAGAGTATTTCACAAGAATGTAGGAATCAGAAGAAGTCCATTGAGAGATCTTACAAGGGCTGATTCTTTTCTGGATCATCTTCTTGATAGCCCTTCATCACTCCCACCATTAATGGACATCCCGAACTCCAGTAATAGACCTGGTATTTCAAGCTTTTCGCACGAGGAagatcaagaattcaaaggTGCAACAACTTCTTCAGGAAAATCATCAGATCATGGAACCCTTCCCTCCTACTTTTCCACAAACTTGAATAATTCTACGTTACAAATGCAACAAGACCTTAACACCTTCCTAATGCCCTCCTACAACTATGCTTTCAAAACTTCCTATGAAGCTGGTTCTAGTAACCATGATCCAAGCTCCTTTTTCTGCCCCCCAATTTCAGTTCCTGCTGCAAACTTTCACGGTTACCAGAATGAAAGCTACTCGTCATTCTCAGGCTTCAAAGCTACTCCTGATCATCAAGCTAATTCCAGTACTCTTTCGGCCCCAAACCAGCAAGGAATTTCGGACCCCGGGAAGCAGTGCAAAATGGAACAATTCTCCTCTACCAACTCCATGGTCAGCCCTTCGCAAGATACTGGAATTAGTAATGATATGGCACCTGAAATATCATCTGTTGTATCCAAGATAAATGTCGAAAGTGACAAGTGCATGAAAGATCTTGAAGGCATCTCAGTTGATCCCAATATGTCTGACTTGGATTCCTTGTGGAATATTACTGATTTCACTACTGAAGAATAA